One window of the Camelina sativa cultivar DH55 chromosome 1, Cs, whole genome shotgun sequence genome contains the following:
- the LOC104784461 gene encoding transcription factor bHLH113-like, producing MGDNTAEDHGDLALVEAEGVTSFSELLMFSDGVLSSSDHQRESSSGGDGGEDSLGFVFSGKTGSRMLCFSGGYQNDDASLFLEPSSLPSSGVSVLDPSCIKKDDCKNFKDACTVDKSTKPSNTKRTGTGNEHEPDQNRKPGKKCKRNLDKSSLGTVKVRKERLGERIAALQQLVSPYGKTDAASVLHEAMGYIKFLQDQIQVLCSPYLINHTLADGGVVTGDVMAAMKAKDLRSRGLCLVPVSSTVHVENSNGADFWSPATMGHITTTSPSTLHHQGF from the exons ATGGGAGATAATACCGCAGAAGATCACGGCGACCTAGCTTTGGTGGAAGCTGAAGGAGTCACGAGCTTCTCCGAACTTCTTATGTTCTCGGATGGCGTTCTCAGCTCCTCCGACCACCAACGCGAGAGTAGTAGTGGCGGCGATGGTGGAGAAGACAGCTTAGGTTTTGTATTCTCTGGCAAAACTGGTTCAAGAATGCTCTGTTTTAGCGGAGGCTATCAAAACGACGACGCCTCGCTCTTCTTGGAACCTTCTTCACTTCCTTCCTCTGGAGTCTCTGTTCTTGACCCTTCATGCATTAAGAAAGATGATTGCAAGAACTTTAAAGACGCTTGCACGGTTGATAAATCTACTAAACCATCAAAC ACGAAGAGAACCGGAACGGGTAATGAGCACGAACCGGATCAGAATCGCAAACCGGGTAAGAAATGCAAGCGAAATCTAGATAAATCATCACTTGGAACTGTAAAG gtCAGGAAAGAAAGGTTAGGGGAAAGAATCGCAGCGTTGCAGCAGTTGGTTTCTCCATACGGCAAG AcagatgcagcttctgtgttgCATGAAGCGATGGGTTACATCAAATTCTTACAAGATCAGATTCAAGTCCTTTGCTCTCCTTATCTTATCAACCACACTCTTGCA GACGGTGGAGTTGTCACCGGAGATGTTATGGCGGCGATGAAAGCAAAAGACTTGAGAAGCAGAGGATTATGTCTAGTACCTGTCTCATCCACCGTACACGTGGAAAATTCCAACGGCGCTGATTTCTGGTCACCTGCTACGATGGGTCACATTACTACTACGTCACCGTCGACACTGCATCATCAAGGATTTTAA
- the LOC104784470 gene encoding LYR motif-containing protein At3g19508-like: MKKVLRVYGGVLRLVRLLPADTRPYYAKYARENFVNYREVDQSETYLDELFQRAYNHSLWVLKKYSIDESAGKKLKEICFE; encoded by the exons ATGAAGAAGGTGCTGAGAGTATACGGCGGCGTTTTAAGGCTAGTGAGGCTTTTGCCGGCGGACACGAGGCCGTATTACGCTAAGTACGCCAGGGAGAACTTCGTTAATTACCGTGAAGTCGACCAAAGCGAAACATATCTGGACGAACTATTCCAACGAGCTTATAATCACTCACTTTGGGTACTCAAGAAG TATTCGATTGACGAATCCGCGGGGAAGAAGCTGAAGGAGATTTGTTTTGAATAA
- the LOC104784471 gene encoding homeobox protein HAT3.1-like has product MNGAAAFKRVTRSSTSGLKQINVDSGDEVNNPTVDNVSEQGNASVPLKPSEAGSQMPNDANGTIRGNGKGKEVQTPTPQTGKKRSTTKTKFSGSYRELVIGLPCRGQFEIQRSRSSKSSKRLGGGGERNVVFSSHKSAQRSKDAAGSSSVAANNTPVGRRPRKRNKTMKKGEVREDDEYTRNKKKLRYLLKRINYEQNLIDAYSLEGWRGSSLEKLRPEKELERATKEILRCKVKIRDLFQHLDTLCAEGSLPVSLFDSDGAISSDDIFCAKCASKDLSVDNDIILCDGFCDRGFHQYCLEPPLRKDDIPPDDESWLCPGCDCKDDSLDLLNDSLGTKLSVSDSWEKIFPEAAAALAGGDQNLNCDLPSDDSDDEEYDPDGLNDNENDEDNSDDSDESENKDGSSDESDFTSASDEMIESFKEGKDIMADIMALPSDDSEDDDYDPEAPTRDEDEIQESSNSDCTSDSEDIETSFKGNESNQEDEATPLEYPGRKKSQLPYDAISESDAVLDDGLAGVPRRRNVERLDYKKLYDEEYENVPSSSSDDDDYKTTIMGKEDSESEDEGDTVPLKQSSNAEDHTSKKPRRKSKRADKKDTLEVPQQGPGENGCSGEKSSSTAYKQTDPKTQRLYISFQENQYPDKATKESLAKELQMTIMQVSNWFKHRRYVKSKPVVSEEAVEKSKTGKEGECGRSVAGSSKQTTMETESASESNNPGSRKRRREFLDSIKTVYI; this is encoded by the exons ATGAATGGAGCAGCAGCTTTTAAACGGGTAACTAGGAGTAGTACATCTGGTTTGAAGCAGATAAATGTAGATAGCGGTGATGAGGTTAATAATCCAACTGTTGACAATGTATCTGAACAAGGCAATGCCTCTGTACCTCTAAAACCATCAGAGGCAGGGAGTCAAATGCCAAATGATGCGAACGGAACTATTAGGGGAAATGGAAAGGGGAAGGAAGTACAGACACCAACCCCTCAAACCGGTAAGAAGAGATCTACTACCAAAACCAAGTTTTCGGGGTCGTATCGTGAGCTTGTCATCGGTCTTCCTTGCCGTGGACAATTTGAAATCCAGCGGTCTAGGTCATCTAAGAGTTCGAAGAGGTTAGGAGGAGGTGGTGAAAGGAATGTGGTTTTTTCAAGTCACAAGAGTGCTCAGAGATCTAAAGATGCTGCTGGATCATCTTCGGTTGCTGCTAATAATACACCTGTAGGTAGAAGACCAAGGAAAAGGAATAAGACTATGAAGAAAGGAGAAGttagagaagatgatgagtacacaagaaacaaaaagaaacttcGATACTTGCTAAAACGGATCAACTACGAGCAAAACCTTATTGATGCCTATTCTTTAGAAGGCTGGAGAGGTTCAAG TCTGGAAAAGCTAAGGCCGGAGAAAGAGCTTGAACGAGCCACAAAGGAAATTCTGCGATGTAAGGTTAAAATTAGAGATCTGTTTCAGCACCTGGACACACTCTGTGCTGAAGGAAGCCTTCCAGTGTCTTTATTTGATTCTGATGGAGCGATTTCAAGCGACGAT ATCTTCTGTGCAAAATGTGCTTCAAAGGACTTGTCTGTTGATAATGATATCATACTATGTGATGGGTTTTGCGACCGTGGCTTTCACCAATACTGTCTTGAACCACCTTTGCGGAAAGATGATA TTCCTCCGGATGATGAGAGTTGGCTATGCCCCGGATGTGATTGCAAAGATGACAGCTTGGACTTGCTTAATGATTCTTTAGGGACAAAACTTTCGGTCAGCGACAGTTGGGAG aaaataTTTCCTGAGGCAGCAGCAGCGTTGGCTGGTGGAGATCAAAATCTGAATTGTGATCTTCCGTCagatgattctgatgatgaagagtaTGATCCAGATGGTTTGAATgataatgaaaatgatgaagatAACAGTGATGACAGTGACGAGTCTGAGAACAAAGATGGTAGTTCTGATGAATCTGATTTCACATCTGCATCTGACGAAATGATCGAGTCATTTAAAGAAGGGAAAGATATAATGGCGGATATAATGGCCCTTCCATCTGACGATTCTGAGGATGATGACTATGATCCTGAAGCTCCGACTCGTGATGAAGATGAAATACAAGAAAGTTCAAATTCTGATTGCACATCAGACTCTGAGGATATTGAAACTTCCTTCAAAGGAAATGAGTCTAATCAGGAAGATGAAGCTACACCACTTGAGTATCCTGGCAGAAAGAAATCTCAGCTCCCGTATGATGCCATTTCAGAGTCAGATGCTGTGCTTGATGATGGTCTTGCCGGTGTTCCCAGAAGGAGGAATGTTGAAAGGCTAGATTACAAAAAGTTGTATGAT GAGGAATATGAGAACGTTCCATCTTCctcaagtgatgatgatgattataaaACTACGATAATGGGAAAAGAAGATTCCGAGTCAGAAGATGAAGGTGACACTGTGCCTCTAAAACAATCTTCAAATGCAGAAGATCATACTTCTAAGAAACCTAGGCGAAAGTCGAAAAGGGCAGATAAAAAGGATACTTTAGAAGTGCCACAACAAGGTCCTGGAGAAAATGGTTGTTCTGGTGAAAAAAGCAGCTCTACAGCATATAAACAGACAGATCCCAAAACtcag AGATTATACATATCGTTCCAAGAGAATCAATATCCAGACAAAGCAACGAAGGAGAGCTTAGCCAAAGAGCTACAAATGACAATTATGCAA GTTAGTAATTGGTTTAAGCATAGGCGCTATGTAAAAAGCAAACCTGTAGTTTCAGAGGAAGCTGTCGAGAAGTCAAAAACAGGCAAGGAAGGTGAATGTGGGAGATCTGTTGCTGGAAGTAGCAAACAAACTACTATGGAAACCGAGTCAGCATCGGAATCAAACAATCCTGGATCACGGAAAAGGAGAAGGGAGTTTTTAGACTCAATCAAGACGGTTTATATCTAA